The genomic DNA AGTAAGAAAGGTGGAGGAGTAATGTGAGACTAAAGAGGTGAAGGTAGATTTTGAGTTGATGAAccaactgattttgtttttctttcttctttaataattatttttgttttatgtttgattcaAACCTACTTCAACTACTCTTTCCTCGTGTTGGTGTCGTAAGTTGTAACCGTTTCTTGTCCGTAAACTTGAAATCTTGTCATTTTAGGGAATTATCAAATCTTGCAGTAAATAGTTTCAAGTTTGGGGTTTAAGAACTCATTTATCGAGTAACACCAGATATCAGTTTTACCTTAATGCGGAATATTTCGTTGTAGTGTTAACTAAACTAAAAcctctcaaagaaaaaaaaaactaaaacctctttaaaaaaacaaaaacctctaTTAAACTCTGACGATTTTCCTCATGCATGTACTCTTCACTTGCTTTTTCGTGACTCTAGCTAGTAGGAGGTAGAAGTTACTCTTACTAAAATATCACTAGAACCAtttgttaatgaaaaaataCTATTCATGCCAAAGAaaggagattttttttaaaaaaaaaatagaagattctAAAGTTTCCACTTTCCATGTTTGTccagaatttgttttttgtttttgttttctttcacgTGGGCTAAGATTGGAAAATGTTTAATCATGGCCCATGATTCATCGGACAGTATCAAGCCCAATGGACCAAAGGTGAATGGTTGGGCTGCTGGGTGAAATCAAGGTGATTGAGTGGGTTATTCTCGTAAAATAACCAAAAGGTGAGCGTTTGAGACCGTTGGACAATAAAGAGTGTGTATAGTACAAGGCTATTTCTGACTGAAACAGAGTATGTACTTGTATAAAACAGAGTGAGTTAATAATTGGGGGGGGGGACCTTTAATACTTTGATCTACAAGTGTTTTGAAAAATCCAGACTAACCGGGCCGGTTAAGATAGTAAACCCGCAATTTGGACATTATTTTGGTCTGATTGTACCTTTAAAAAGCCagtgtttttaaaaccggacatacaaattaatttttattcaaaatcctttggtcattaaaaaaaaaagaaaaaaaaagaagtaaaatactGAAATATCCATTGAACCATAATTGTGTGAACCAAAGTCTACGGATGTCTTGTGCCCATAAAAATAAGTGATCAAAAAGACACACACAACATACTAGTTATATAACTTATCCTACGTGGCCAAAACACAGCCGTTTGGTCCACATAATGGGCACCACATctacacaaaagaaagaaaacacaaacccGTAACTTTATCCTCATCTCATCATCACCGTCCATTTCTTAATCCAACGGTATATACTCCTCGGAAATCTCTAACAATATCTCTAATCCactcaaacaaaaacacatttaaccaaaacaaaactgaagCAGCGAGAGGCCGAGAGAGGGAGAGACTCCATTGTTGAagtgcgtgtgtgtgtgtgtgttcacaGAACTCCTCAAAGCTTCTTTTCTCTAAAGAACAATGGCGACGGTTACACTCAAATCCTTCACCGGTCTACGTCAATCATCAACGGAGCAAACCAACTTCGTCTCTCATCATGTACCGTCATCACTTTCTCTCCCTCAACGACGTAGCAGCTCTCTCCGTGTTACCGCAGCCAGATCCACTCCCAAACTCTCCAACCGTAAGCTCCGCGTCGCCGTCATCGGTGGTGGTCCTGCAGGCGGAGCTGCTGCTGAGACTCTAGCTCAAGGAGGTATCGAGACGGTTCTCATCGAGCGTAAGATGGACAACTGTAAGCCCTGCGGTGGCGCCATCCCTCTCTGTATGGTCGGAGAGTTCAATTTGCCGTTGGACATCATTGACCGTAGAgtgacgaagatgaagatgatatcGCCTTCCAACATCGCTGTTGACATTGGCCGTACGCTTAAGGAGCATGAGTATATTGGTATGGTGAGAAGAGAAGTGCTTGACCAGTACCTGAGGGAACGTGCTGAGAAGAATGGTGCTACTGTTATTAACGGTCTCTTCCTCAAGATGGATCATCCTGAGAACTGGGACTCGCCCTACACTCTGCATTACACTGAGTACGATGGCAAAACTGGATCTACGGGAACAAAGAAGACAATGGAGGTTGATGCTGTCATTGGTGCTGATGGAGCTAACTCTAGGGTTGCTAAATCTATTGATGCTGGTGATTACGACTACGCCATTGCGTTTCAGGTCAAATCCCTTAACTTCTTTGAGTTTAATGGTTGTTGGTTGATCAGTAGAGCTGTTTAGGATTTTTGAAAGATCATGTTTTTTATGGAGTTTTAGTTGGAATCTTTCAGGAGAGAATTAGGATTCCTGATGACAAAATGACTTACTATGAGGATTTAGCTGAGATGTATGTTGGAGATGATGTGTCTCCAGATTTCTATGGTTGGGTGTTCCCTAAGTGCGACCATGTAGCTGTTGGAACAGGGACTGTGACTCACAAAGGTGACATCAAGAAGTTCCAGCTCGCTACTCGTAACAGAGCCAAAGACAAGATTTTGGGAGGCAAGATCATCCGTGTTGAGGCTCATCCTATTCCTGAACACCCGAGACCACGTAGGCTCTCGAAAAGAGTGGCTCTTGTTGGTGATGCTGCAGGTTATGTGACTAAATGCTCTGGTGAAGGGATCTACTTTGCTGCTAAGAGTGGTAGAATGTGTGCTGAAGCCATTGTTGAAGGTTCACAGAATGGTAAGTTAAAACAAAACCGCCTTTTTCAGGTTCTTGAGTTTTAAGTTTTGTAGTGAATCCTAAAGTCTATGTGTGGTTTGACAACAGGTaagaagatgattgatgaagGGGACTTGAGGAAGTACTTGGAGAAATGGGATAAGACATACTTGCCTACGTACAGAGTCCTTGATGTGTTGCAGAAAGTATTTTACAGATCGAATCCAGCTAGAGAAGCGTTTGTGGAGATGTGTGCTGATGAGTATGTTCAGAAGATGACATTTGATAGTTATCTGTACAAGAGGGTTGCCCCAGGTAGTCCTTTGGAAGACATCAAGTTGGCTGTGAACACCATTGGGAGTTTGGTCAGAGCTAATGCTCTAaggagagagattgagaagctTAATGTTTAAGAACCAAAAAGATGAGGTCTATCCCTTTTCttcctatctctctctttttgtttctttgttagtAGCATCTACCGTACACTAATGTTAATGCTCTTCAAGGTGGTATTATTCAgtatcatattttatgtttttttttgtttgtttattgaatTAGTCAAAAGCATTTGCCTTtacaatcaccaaaaaaaacagaatcacaAACCACTACTAAACTCATTTGAGAAACCACACAAGAGATACTTGACCTCTTCATCACTCTCCTCCATTACTGCATCATTAACCGACTCATCACTAGCGACTGATCCGCTGCTTGAACACGAAGCTATATGAGCCTGATCGGACTTGagacttctcttcttcttcctcttgtggTTAGCCTTGAAACAAGCTTGTCTCAGCCTCTTTGTCTTTTCCTCAAACTCCAAATCTGGTAACTCCTCAATCGTCCTTTTCTCCTTCTCCAGCATTTTCAACGCGTTCTGCAGTTTCCCTGCATTCTCTTCGCCTTCCATCTTCTGCAGCTCCTAATCACAgagaattaaaaacattttcaattcactaatccaaaaaaacaattaatactgAGTTTAATGTCTTGTTTCTACATACCTTGACGTTACTGATCAAAGTTTTTAGGCTCATGAGTTTGCGATGAGGCCATCTCCGAATACCCAATTCACGACATCTTCTTTTCAGAAGAGTTAAACCAACGTTGAGCTCTATAGCAGCCTGAGTTATAGGCATATAGAAGTAGCGAGAGACAGTTTCCATTGACAATGCCTTTGAAGCTGGACAAGTCGTGTAGGTAGTAGTATTATCGCTGATGATTCTGACGCTATTTTCTCTGCGTCTCTCGTTAAGTTTCCTCTTCTTTGTCGTCTCTTGCACTGCTCTATGTTTAGTCTTGTGTTCCGATGAAGCACCACCATATCCTCTGTTATGCTCTGTTTCGTTCCATGATCCAGAGCTGTATGAATTGAGTAAATCTACAGAACAAAGCAAGACCCATGACACCtctacatacatatacatatatatgtaattatgtatcTGACAACTCTAAAACTATATGTTGTATACCTTCAGACAAAGGTTCAAGATCAGGTAATGGCAGAGAAGTTGTAGTCAAAGGAAAAGATTGAGAGGCAGAGCTTTCGTGGAGAGCAAGAAGATCGTCTTCCCAGTCAAATAGAGGATAGCTTAAGGAGCTGCATGCgtttgcaaaaaaacaaaaacagagaaattaaattataagaaaacataaatacTACTATTAACCAATTAACCTCTAAACAAGaaattgacctttgatcaaaTGATGGTGAATGAGTTAGGAATGAGAATGGCTtatcttctttggttttgtgaTCAGCCATTGTAGAgaggaagggagagagagagcgagagaagtTGTGTTGTAAAAATCGATGAGGGAgaaaagatttatatattatgCATTCAGATGAGAGAGTAGCACAGTAGTAAGATATGGAGAGAGAATAAAAGCGGAATTTAGTGATGATGAAACTATTAGAAGTGGGGTATTGAGTATTGACGGCGAATTGATAGCCCTGTTAAATTTGGAGTTACGAGAGATATgattaatgttaattagtgGTGGTTATATTGTTAGAAgcgttttggtttggattagACTTCTCTTTTCGTCTCTCCATGCATATATGACATGCAATCATTTCGAGTAAATAGTTACCAGTACTGATGATAGTTACTAGTACATATACAATCCACATATGTGTAGACTGTAGACTATGTACATGTTCTTATATACGTACATTACACATAACAATGATCATGATGATTGtgtataaacataattaatagCCACTAACTGAATGAGGTGTGCTCAGTTAAGATTACAAGATGTAACGTATggttaaaaacttaattatagATCATGGCCaagcttttttttccttttttcttttctatatttcataatttatcAATGAAGTAACAAAAAGAGGTTTTTATATTCCACTTCCACAAAAGAAACGATCCGAAAGCCAAAGAGTTTTTAGTTCTTAATTAGGGTGTCTGAGAAACCGTTTGGAAGAAGAGTTAGTAGCAAAACCTCTGCTTCTACTCTTTCGATGTCTTGGAATTGGAACTTTCTCAAGAAGAGACAAGACCTCAGGCATCGATGGTCTAACTTTAACCTCTCCAATACATTGTAAAGCCAAGAAAGACATCATAAACGCTGCTTTCTGAGGGTATTGACCCACAAGTTTCGTGTCCATTATCCTAAACACTTTTCGCTTGTCTCGCAAGTAAGGTGTCGCCCATTCCACTAGGTATTCTTCTTCTCGAGCTTTGGTTTTGTCTATTGCTCTACGTCCAGATAGAATCTCTAGCAAGACTACACCAAAGCTGTAGACGTCGCATTTCGTTGTTAGATGACCTGACAGAGACCAAAGCAGAGACCAATAAATGTGTTTTAGAAATATCATGTTATGTCGTTGTTAATTGAAATTGGAGCAAATGAAACcatcaaacaaagagaaacctGTTGCTAGATATTCCGGAGCTGCGTAACCTTCTGTACCGATGACTTGGGTTGTCACATGTGAACGGTTGTCTTTTGGACCTTCTTTGGCCAATCCAAAGTCCGAGAGTTTTGGGTTGAATCCTGAATCAAGAAGGATATTTGCTGCTTTGAAGTCTCTGTAAATGACTTGGTCCTTAGCTTCGTGCAAAAAACAAAGCCCTCGAGCAGCACCAATCGCCACTTTCATACGCAGTGACCAAGAAAGCACATTAGAACCCCCTAGAATAAACAAGATTCATCAGGTCATGAACAATGCAAagtaacataaacataaatgtTGGATTTTAATTCTTACTTACTCTCAAACAAATGATTTTCAAGACTACCATTAGGCATATACTCGTAAACCAAAAGACGTTGTTCGTCTTCCAAGGAGTACCCAATCAGTTTCACCAGATTTGGATGATGCAATCTTCCAAGATAATTCACTTCCCTCTTTAGAAAGAAAGCATACAcatgtaaatattttaaaagggTATATATAGCCTCAAAGGAAATCATAATAAAGTAATTAGAAAAGAAGCTTACCACCCACTCCTTGTGTCCCTGAAACCCTTCAGTTTTAAGCTTCTTTACAGCAACAGCGACTTCGATTCCAGCAGGTCCACCATTAACACAGCCCTTGTGAACAAAGCCAAACCCTCCTTCTCCAATTAGACTCTCTGGACAGAAGTTTCCAGTAGCATTCTTTAGCTCATCTAAGGTAAATGACTTCAGATATTGAGAATGCATGATGTCTCCTTCTTCACGCGGTGCAGGTAGAGTGCTGTTAGCTTCACATTTTCTTGTAATCAGAGGCTTTAAACTCCATGGATATGAAAGATTCGAGCTTCTTCCAGTATCACTATTAGCTCCTGGACCAGAACAATACCACATTCTGACATCAAAGGTGGGATGGGAAAATTATCAACAGcacaattaataatttaagaACAGGGGAATTAAAGCCCTCTCTGCTTCTGTACGTACCACTAGAGATGAATCAagtaactacaaaaaaaaaacctatttcATATCTGCTTCTGACATTCCTATGCTTAGTCGAGTAAGACTTCATTAATTAGCAGTACATAGAAATTCTTAAGTCAGCTAGAACACCTCAAAAACCCAAATATTTCGTCTTCAATTCACATTCACATTCACATTCAGCTAGACTACGAGAATCCAGGACAATGTAGCTCTGTCCGTATTGGAACAACAATTAGATCAAATAGAGAGATAGATGAGAAAGGGGCTTACGTGAAAAGGGTTTGGAGTTCACTGAGGAGTCGTCAACGTTAACATCCTCATTCTTTGAGGAAGATCCAAAGCAATTCCCCATTATAGAGGTCTAAATCCTCCAAAACCCTAGAGAGACCAATTGTAATGGGAAACAAACACTATCATTTATGGATGGATCTTTGTCACCACTGCCTCTGTCATCGACATTCTTCCTCCGGGGCCAAAAAAGGAAGAACGATGTAAATGAGAGAGTGGTGAGGTTcaaaaaatgtgtttggattTCGAAGGTTTTTGGAATTTGAGAGAtcagagaaagcaaaagaaaggtTGAATATTGTAAAACTAAAATtgttacaagaaaaagaaaaaaaaacctaaaagctAAAATTAGAGAGAAAGGAAACGAGTTTCCGTGTTGTATTAACTTCCCTGTCAGAGTCACCACCCCCCTATTGTATTAATTACCCTATTGACTTATTTACATCACGTGCAACTCTCGTGTCCCCCACACTCTTTGTCTTTCaatgaattttcgtttttatataatttaaatcctgtttgacaaaaaaaaattataataatttaaatcctttttgttttttcgtttttagtaacttgttaatttattttttctttctttttttaacaatactttttattactttttctcttaaaaaaaattatatgcttCATTTTAttatctcttaattttttttaataatctcgatctaaaaatgattatttttcgATTAGGATAACTGTTATAGGTTTTACATACCtatgaaatttaataactagagAACGATCAGATCTAtctattatttaatataattactaggttcggacccgcacatacgtgcggggttatATTTgcgtaaatatttttaaaattgaaaaaatttcaCGTAAACCTCTACTTATACCTGcatgagtgatatatatatatatataaataaattaagataaGTGATATtatgtgtatattattttaagcTAATACAAACAATTGACATTTAAAACTGTTTGTTTAGGGGagttaaatcaaatttg from Camelina sativa cultivar DH55 chromosome 7, Cs, whole genome shotgun sequence includes the following:
- the LOC104702172 gene encoding geranylgeranyl diphosphate reductase, chloroplastic gives rise to the protein MATVTLKSFTGLRQSSTEQTNFVSHHVPSSLSLPQRRSSSLRVTAARSTPKLSNRKLRVAVIGGGPAGGAAAETLAQGGIETVLIERKMDNCKPCGGAIPLCMVGEFNLPLDIIDRRVTKMKMISPSNIAVDIGRTLKEHEYIGMVRREVLDQYLRERAEKNGATVINGLFLKMDHPENWDSPYTLHYTEYDGKTGSTGTKKTMEVDAVIGADGANSRVAKSIDAGDYDYAIAFQERIRIPDDKMTYYEDLAEMYVGDDVSPDFYGWVFPKCDHVAVGTGTVTHKGDIKKFQLATRNRAKDKILGGKIIRVEAHPIPEHPRPRRLSKRVALVGDAAGYVTKCSGEGIYFAAKSGRMCAEAIVEGSQNGKKMIDEGDLRKYLEKWDKTYLPTYRVLDVLQKVFYRSNPAREAFVEMCADEYVQKMTFDSYLYKRVAPGSPLEDIKLAVNTIGSLVRANALRREIEKLNV
- the LOC104702174 gene encoding protein RKD2-like, translating into MEGEENAGKLQNALKMLEKEKRTIEELPDLEFEEKTKRLRQACFKANHKRKKKRSLKSDQAHIASCSSSGSVASDESVNDAVMEESDEEVKYLLCGFSNEFSSGL
- the LOC104702175 gene encoding protein kinase 2B, chloroplastic-like, whose protein sequence is MGNCFGSSSKNEDVNVDDSSVNSKPFSRANSDTGRSSNLSYPWSLKPLITRKCEANSTLPAPREEGDIMHSQYLKSFTLDELKNATGNFCPESLIGEGGFGFVHKGCVNGGPAGIEVAVAVKKLKTEGFQGHKEWVREVNYLGRLHHPNLVKLIGYSLEDEQRLLVYEYMPNGSLENHLFERGSNVLSWSLRMKVAIGAARGLCFLHEAKDQVIYRDFKAANILLDSGFNPKLSDFGLAKEGPKDNRSHVTTQVIGTEGYAAPEYLATGHLTTKCDVYSFGVVLLEILSGRRAIDKTKAREEEYLVEWATPYLRDKRKVFRIMDTKLVGQYPQKAAFMMSFLALQCIGEVKVRPSMPEVLSLLEKVPIPRHRKSRSRGFATNSSSKRFLRHPN